From a region of the Lepus europaeus isolate LE1 chromosome 17, mLepTim1.pri, whole genome shotgun sequence genome:
- the LOC133776390 gene encoding cytochrome P450 26C1: MFPWGLSCLSVLGAAGTALLCAGLLLSLAQHLWTLRWTLSRDRASALPLPKGSMGWPFFGETLHWLVQGSRFHSSRRERYGTVFKTHLLGRPVIRVSGAENVRTILLGEHRLVRSQWPQSAHILLGSHTLLGAVGEPHRRRRKVLARVFSRAALERYVPRLQGALRREVRAWCAARGPVAVYEATKALTFRMAARILLGLRLDEMQCAALARTFEQLVGNLFSLPLDVPFSGLRKGIRARDQLHRHLEEAIAEKLQGNEAVEPGDALDVIIHSARELGQEPSVQELKESAVELLFAAFFTTASASTSLVLLLLQHPAAIAKIRQELLAQGLAQACDCPPAAAGDDAGPPPDCGCAPDLDLAALGRLRYVDCVVKEVLRLLPPVSGGYRTALRTFELDGYQIPKGWSVMYSIRDTHETAAVYGSPPEGFDPERFGAAREDARGAPGRFHYIPFGGGARSCIGQELAQAVLQLLAVELVRTARWELATPAFPAMQTVPIVHPVDGLRLFFHPLAPSAAGDELHF, encoded by the exons ATGTTCCCCTGGGGGTTGAGCTGCCTGTCCGTTCTGGGCGCCGCGGGCACCGCGCTCCTGTGCGCCGGCCTCCtgctcagtctggcccagcacctcTGGACCCTCCGCTGGACGCTAAGCCGGGACCGGGCCTCCGCTCTGCCCCTGCCCAAGGGCTCCATGGGCTGGCCCTTCTTCGGCGAAACGCTGCACTGGTTAGTTCAG GGTTCGCGCTTCCACAGCTCTCGCCGGGAGCGCTACGGGACAGTGTTCAAGACGCACCTGCTGGGCAGGCCGGTGATCCGCGTGAGCGGCGCGGAGAACGTGCGCACCATCCTGCTGGGCGAGCACCGCCTGGTGCGCAGCCAGTGGCCGCAGAGCGCGCACATCCTGCTGGGCTCGCACACGCTCCTCGGCGCGGTCGGTGAGCCGCATCGGCGGCGGCGCAAG GTCCTGGCGCGCGTGTTCAGCCGCGCGGCGCTGGAGCGCTACGTGCcgcgcctgcagggggcgctgcggCGCGAGGTACGCGCCTGGTGCGCGGCCCGCGGTCCGGTCGCCGTCTACGAGGCCACCAAGGCGCTCACCTTCCGCATGGCCGCACGCATCCTCCTGGGGCTGCGGCTGGATGAGATGCAGTGCGCCGCGCTGGCCCGGACCTTTGAACAACTCGTGGGGAACCTCTTCTCACTGCCCCTGGACGTGCCCTTCAGCGGCCTGCGCAAG GGCATCCGGGCGCGGGACCAGCTGCACCGTCACCTAGAGGAGGCCATTGCTGAGAAGCTGCAGGGGAACGAGGCTGTGGAGCCGGGGGACGCCCTGGACGTGATCATTCACAgtgccagggagctgggccaggagccctcGGTGCAGGAGCTGAAG GAGTCGGCTGTGGAGCTCCTCTTCGCCGCCTTCTTCACCACGGCCAGTGCCAGCACGTCCCTCgtgctgctgctcctgcagcACCCGGCGGCCATCGCCAAAATCCGCCAGGAGCTCCTGGCGCAGGGGCTGGCGCAAGCGTGCGATTGCCCGCCCGCGGCCGCGGGGGACGACGCGGGACCCCCGCCCGACTGCGGCTGCGCGCCCGACCTCGACCTCGCGGCGCTGGGCCGCCTGCGCTACGTGGACTGCGTGGTCAAGGAGGTGCTGCGCCTCCTGCCGCCGGTGTCAGGGGGCTACCGCACCGCCCTGCGCACCTTCGAGCTCGAC GGCTACCAGATTCCCAAGGGCTGGAGCGTGATGTATAGCATCCGGGACACGCACGAGACGGCCGCGGTGTACGGCAGTCCGCCCGAGGGCTTCGACCCGGAGCGCTTCGGCGCTGCGCGTGAGGATGCGCGGGGCGCTCCCGGTCGCTTCCATTACATCCCGTTCGGCGGCGGTGCCCGCAGCTGCATCGGCCAGGAGCTGGCGCAGGCGGTGctccagctgctggctgtggAGCTGGTACGCACCGCGCGCTGGGAGCTGGCCACGCCCGCCTTCCCCGCCATGCAGACCGTGCCCATCGTGCACCCAGTGGACGGGCTGCGGCTCTTTTTCCACCCGCTCGCGCCTTCGGCCGCGGGCGATGAGCTACACTTCTGA